From Calidithermus timidus DSM 17022, a single genomic window includes:
- the ruvA gene encoding Holliday junction branch migration protein RuvA, translated as MIRYLKGTVLRKTQNTAVLLVGGVGFEAGCPTSTLAELTEGKEAVLHTKLVVREDDLSLYGFADERSLELFELLLGVSGVGPKVALSMLSSLTPSLLARALAEGDLRLLTGAQGVGRKLAERIALELRGKVPAHLMGEGGPIRQNQSAEEAELALVTLGFRESQVRGVVADIVQKNPEASTQEIIKLALKALR; from the coding sequence GTGATCCGCTACCTCAAAGGCACCGTCCTGCGCAAAACCCAAAACACCGCCGTGTTGCTGGTGGGGGGGGTAGGCTTTGAGGCGGGCTGCCCCACCTCGACCCTGGCCGAGCTCACCGAGGGGAAGGAAGCCGTTTTGCACACCAAGCTGGTGGTGCGTGAAGACGACCTCTCACTCTACGGCTTCGCCGATGAGCGCTCACTCGAGCTCTTCGAGCTGTTGCTGGGGGTCTCGGGCGTGGGGCCCAAGGTAGCGCTCAGCATGCTTTCCAGCCTCACCCCCTCGCTGCTGGCTCGAGCCCTGGCCGAGGGCGACCTGCGCCTGCTGACCGGAGCGCAGGGAGTGGGCCGAAAGCTGGCCGAGCGCATCGCCCTGGAGCTGCGCGGCAAGGTTCCGGCTCACCTGATGGGCGAGGGCGGGCCAATCCGGCAAAACCAGAGCGCGGAAGAAGCCGAGCTGGCCCTGGTCACGCTGGGCTTCCGCGAGAGCCAGGTGCGCGGCGTGGTGGCCGACATCGTGCAGAAAAACCCCGAGGCTTCTACCCAGGAGATCATCAAGCTGGCGCTCAAAGCCTTGCGCTAA
- a CDS encoding enoyl-CoA hydratase-related protein produces the protein MSVLLSELKDGVLTLTLNRPEAINAFNTAMLQGLAQAMREAAENQDVRVVLIRGAGRGFCSGQDLREFEGQTISYKAHLKNYAGAIAGIATLDKPVIAAIHGAAAGAGLSLALACDLRLAASDAVLTTGFSRIALIPDAGMNYHLPRIVGQAKAFELMALSPRLNAEQALELGLVNRVIPGERFAEEVEKLALELAQGPTRTFGLIKQALRKSATSSLEEMLEVEAELQELAGQSQDHKEGIAAFYEKRAPRFIGR, from the coding sequence ATGAGCGTATTGCTATCCGAGCTCAAAGACGGGGTGCTGACCCTCACCCTCAACCGACCCGAGGCCATCAACGCCTTCAACACCGCCATGCTTCAGGGGCTGGCCCAGGCCATGCGCGAGGCCGCCGAGAACCAGGACGTACGCGTGGTGCTCATCCGGGGAGCCGGACGCGGCTTCTGCTCTGGACAGGATTTGCGCGAGTTCGAAGGCCAGACCATCTCCTACAAGGCCCACCTCAAGAACTACGCCGGGGCCATCGCGGGCATCGCCACGCTGGACAAGCCGGTGATCGCCGCCATCCACGGGGCCGCCGCCGGAGCCGGGCTCTCGCTGGCCCTGGCTTGCGACCTGCGGCTGGCCGCCTCCGACGCGGTGCTCACCACCGGTTTCAGCCGCATCGCCCTCATCCCCGACGCCGGGATGAACTACCACCTGCCGCGCATCGTAGGGCAGGCCAAAGCCTTCGAGCTCATGGCCCTCTCGCCTCGCCTAAACGCCGAGCAGGCCCTCGAGCTGGGCCTGGTGAACCGGGTCATCCCCGGCGAGCGCTTCGCCGAGGAAGTGGAAAAGCTGGCGCTCGAGCTGGCCCAGGGCCCCACCCGCACCTTCGGCCTCATCAAGCAGGCCCTGCGCAAGAGCGCGACCTCGAGCCTGGAGGAGATGCTCGAGGTCGAGGCCGAGTTGCAAGAGCTCGCAGGACAAAGCCAAGACCACAAGGAGGGCATAGCCGCCTTCTACGAAAAGCGTGCCCCACGTTTTATCGGACGATAG
- a CDS encoding cupin domain-containing protein — protein MDLFPEWFKAFKHVTLWPGMDMPVLSGQGGQIGFGQVSEDTEVPEHAHGGQWGVVLEGRVEFVIGGERRVFTKGDYYHIPAGVPHSARLAAGTAFIDVWEGQRFGEERMK, from the coding sequence ATGGACCTTTTCCCTGAGTGGTTCAAAGCGTTCAAGCATGTCACCCTCTGGCCTGGAATGGACATGCCCGTGCTCTCGGGACAGGGTGGGCAGATCGGCTTCGGACAGGTAAGCGAGGACACCGAGGTACCCGAGCACGCCCACGGCGGGCAGTGGGGGGTGGTGCTCGAGGGCCGCGTGGAGTTCGTCATCGGCGGTGAACGCAGGGTGTTTACCAAGGGCGACTACTACCACATCCCCGCCGGGGTGCCCCATAGCGCCCGGCTGGCCGCCGGGACCGCGTTCATCGACGTGTGGGAGGGCCAGCGCTTCGGCGAAGAGCGCATGAAGTAG
- a CDS encoding glycine--tRNA ligase: MPAETMDELVSLCKRRGFIFQGSEIYGGLQGTYDYGPLGVELKNNLKAAWWKANVYERDDMEGLDASILTHRLVLRYSGHEATFADPLIDNRISKKRYRLDHLLKEQKPQVLEAIAEVMGLGDWDMTTLVAALMADPEKAAEAMTSAKVIDPTDGAPGDWTPPRPFNMMFRTNIGPVVDEDSYGYLRPETAQGIFINFKNVLDSTARRLPFGIAQIGKAFRNEITPRNFIFRVREFEQMEIEFFVKPGTDEEWHQRWLQTRLQWWEDQGIPRQQIHVLDVPKADLAHYSKRTFDLMYNFPTLGFEEIEGIANRSDYDLGSHTKAQGELGIQTRVMENTDSTAKLAVQDPDTKAWFVPYVIEPSAGVDRGVLAVLSEAYTKEQLDNGEERIVLKLKPHLAPIKVAVIPLAKNKEEITSYARGLKARLQALGMGRVLYEDTGNIGKAYRRHDEVGTPFCVTVDYDTIGKSHDGSTALKDTVTVRDRDTMLQERVHVNELAQYLLERLR, from the coding sequence ATGCCTGCTGAAACGATGGACGAACTGGTTTCCCTCTGCAAGCGCCGAGGCTTCATCTTCCAGGGCTCGGAGATTTACGGGGGCCTTCAGGGAACCTACGACTACGGCCCCTTAGGGGTCGAGCTCAAGAACAACCTCAAAGCCGCCTGGTGGAAGGCCAACGTCTACGAGCGCGACGACATGGAAGGCCTCGACGCCAGCATCCTGACCCACCGACTGGTGCTGCGCTACTCGGGCCACGAGGCCACCTTCGCCGACCCGCTCATCGACAACCGCATCTCTAAAAAGCGCTACCGCCTGGATCACCTGCTCAAAGAGCAAAAGCCCCAGGTGCTCGAGGCCATCGCGGAGGTGATGGGTCTGGGAGACTGGGACATGACCACCCTGGTGGCTGCCCTGATGGCGGATCCGGAGAAAGCCGCCGAAGCCATGACGTCCGCCAAGGTGATCGACCCCACCGACGGAGCCCCTGGCGACTGGACCCCGCCCCGGCCCTTCAACATGATGTTCCGCACCAACATCGGGCCGGTGGTCGATGAGGACTCGTACGGCTATCTGCGCCCCGAGACCGCGCAGGGCATCTTCATCAACTTCAAGAACGTGCTCGACTCCACCGCCCGTCGGCTGCCCTTCGGCATCGCCCAGATCGGCAAGGCTTTCCGCAACGAGATCACCCCGCGCAACTTCATCTTCCGGGTGCGGGAGTTCGAGCAGATGGAGATCGAGTTCTTCGTCAAGCCCGGCACCGACGAGGAGTGGCATCAGAGGTGGCTACAGACGAGGCTGCAGTGGTGGGAAGACCAGGGCATCCCGCGCCAGCAGATTCACGTGTTGGACGTGCCCAAAGCCGACTTAGCGCACTACTCCAAGCGCACCTTCGACCTCATGTACAACTTCCCCACCCTTGGCTTCGAGGAGATCGAGGGCATTGCCAACCGCAGCGATTACGACCTGGGCTCGCACACCAAGGCTCAGGGTGAGCTGGGCATCCAGACCAGGGTCATGGAGAACACCGACTCCACCGCCAAGCTGGCCGTGCAGGACCCCGATACCAAGGCCTGGTTCGTGCCCTACGTCATCGAGCCCTCGGCGGGGGTCGACCGGGGTGTGCTGGCCGTGCTCAGCGAGGCTTACACCAAAGAACAGCTCGATAACGGCGAGGAGCGCATCGTGCTCAAGCTCAAGCCCCACCTCGCACCCATCAAGGTCGCGGTGATCCCCCTGGCCAAGAACAAGGAGGAGATCACCTCCTACGCCAGGGGTCTCAAGGCCAGGTTGCAGGCCCTGGGCATGGGGCGGGTGCTCTACGAGGACACCGGCAATATCGGCAAGGCCTACCGCCGCCACGACGAGGTGGGTACCCCCTTCTGTGTGACCGTCGACTACGACACCATCGGCAAGAGCCACGACGGCAGCACGGCCCTCAAGGACACCGTGACCGTGCGCGACCGCGACACCATGCTGCAAGAGCGCGTCCACGTCAACGAGCTGGCGCAGTACCTGCTCGAGCGGCTACGGTGA